A genomic segment from Synchiropus splendidus isolate RoL2022-P1 chromosome 18, RoL_Sspl_1.0, whole genome shotgun sequence encodes:
- the LOC128749972 gene encoding uncharacterized protein LOC128749972 isoform X4 gives MKWIVVFLLLLDPVALVEGKLWVTEFGQFTLRLDFPSSFSGLTKSCGRLFPVLYLPLLDSSGFTHDTLRGRVTQTETATSIEFKISHARLQDTGYYRCYVHTLYQDYHVRVIASPYHRNPAQKTAVPVSFTEPAQAHEDHSSRVGWSPHWTLVAVVSVAVTLVAVSLGSVVCVLARRRRRSKEGHSSSSLRHRGLQAQTARATPRFED, from the exons ATGAAGTGGATTGTTGTGTTTCTCCTTCTGTTAG ATCCAGTTGCACTTGTTGAAGGAAAACTGTGGGTGACAGAGTTCGGTCAGTTCACGCTCAGACTGGACTTCCCCTCGTCGTTCAGCGGTCTGACCAAGTCCTGTGGAAGACTCTTTCCTGTTCTGTACCTCCCGCTGCTGGACAGTTCTGGTTTCACTCATGACACCCTGAGAGGCAGGGTGACCCAGACTGAGACGGCCACCTCCATCGAATTCAAAATATCTCACGCGCGCCTTCAGGACACCGGCTACTACAGGTGTTATGTGCATACGCTCTACCAAGACTACCACGTCAGAGTGATCG CGTCTCCGTATCATCGGAACCCTGCTCAAAAAACAGCCGTCCCGGTCAGCTTCACGGAGCCAGCTCAGGCTCACGAAGACCACAGCTCCAG AGTGGGCTGGAGTCCTCACTGGACCCTGGTGGCCGTCGTGTCTGTCGCTGTGACCCTCGTGGCGGTGTCTCTGGGCTCCGTAGTTTGCGTCCTcgccaggaggaggaggcgctcaaaGGAAG GACACTCCAGCAGTAGTCTACGCCACCGTGGACTTCAAGCCCAAACAGCCAGAGCTACACCCAGATTTGAGGACTGA
- the LOC128749972 gene encoding uncharacterized protein LOC128749972 isoform X3: MKWIVVFLLLLDPVALVEGKLWVTEFGQFTLRLDFPSSFSGLTKSCGRLFPVLYLPLLDSSGFTHDTLRGRVTQTETATSIEFKISHARLQDTGYYRCYVHTLYQDYHVRVIASPYHRNPAQKTAVPVSFTEPAQAHEDHSSRVGWSPHWTLVAVVSVAVTLVAVSLGSVVCVLARRRRRSKDTPAVVYATVDFKPKQPELHPDLRTEDESCESWLGERDVAEYSTVAVHHRQTTNC, translated from the exons ATGAAGTGGATTGTTGTGTTTCTCCTTCTGTTAG ATCCAGTTGCACTTGTTGAAGGAAAACTGTGGGTGACAGAGTTCGGTCAGTTCACGCTCAGACTGGACTTCCCCTCGTCGTTCAGCGGTCTGACCAAGTCCTGTGGAAGACTCTTTCCTGTTCTGTACCTCCCGCTGCTGGACAGTTCTGGTTTCACTCATGACACCCTGAGAGGCAGGGTGACCCAGACTGAGACGGCCACCTCCATCGAATTCAAAATATCTCACGCGCGCCTTCAGGACACCGGCTACTACAGGTGTTATGTGCATACGCTCTACCAAGACTACCACGTCAGAGTGATCG CGTCTCCGTATCATCGGAACCCTGCTCAAAAAACAGCCGTCCCGGTCAGCTTCACGGAGCCAGCTCAGGCTCACGAAGACCACAGCTCCAG AGTGGGCTGGAGTCCTCACTGGACCCTGGTGGCCGTCGTGTCTGTCGCTGTGACCCTCGTGGCGGTGTCTCTGGGCTCCGTAGTTTGCGTCCTcgccaggaggaggaggcgctcaa AGGACACTCCAGCAGTAGTCTACGCCACCGTGGACTTCAAGCCCAAACAGCCAGAGCTACACCCAGATTTGAGGACTGAAGACGAAAGCTGTGAGTCCTGGCTGGGCGAGCGGGACGTGGCGGAGTACTCCACTGTGGCGGTCCACCACAGACAGACGACGAACTGCTGA
- the LOC128749972 gene encoding uncharacterized protein LOC128749972 isoform X2, giving the protein MKWIVVFLLLLDPVALVEGKLWVTEFGQFTLRLDFPSSFSGLTKSCGRLFPVLYLPLLDSSGFTHDTLRGRVTQTETATSIEFKISHARLQDTGYYRCYVHTLYQDYHVRVIASPYHRNPAQKTAVPVSFTEPAQAHEDHSSRVGWSPHWTLVAVVSVAVTLVAVSLGSVVCVLARRRRRSKEGGDYPRTTSRMFLQSVIFSSAVDTPKDTPAVVYATVDFKPKQPELHPDLRTEDESCESWLGERDVAEYSTVAVHHRQTTNC; this is encoded by the exons ATGAAGTGGATTGTTGTGTTTCTCCTTCTGTTAG ATCCAGTTGCACTTGTTGAAGGAAAACTGTGGGTGACAGAGTTCGGTCAGTTCACGCTCAGACTGGACTTCCCCTCGTCGTTCAGCGGTCTGACCAAGTCCTGTGGAAGACTCTTTCCTGTTCTGTACCTCCCGCTGCTGGACAGTTCTGGTTTCACTCATGACACCCTGAGAGGCAGGGTGACCCAGACTGAGACGGCCACCTCCATCGAATTCAAAATATCTCACGCGCGCCTTCAGGACACCGGCTACTACAGGTGTTATGTGCATACGCTCTACCAAGACTACCACGTCAGAGTGATCG CGTCTCCGTATCATCGGAACCCTGCTCAAAAAACAGCCGTCCCGGTCAGCTTCACGGAGCCAGCTCAGGCTCACGAAGACCACAGCTCCAG AGTGGGCTGGAGTCCTCACTGGACCCTGGTGGCCGTCGTGTCTGTCGCTGTGACCCTCGTGGCGGTGTCTCTGGGCTCCGTAGTTTGCGTCCTcgccaggaggaggaggcgctcaaaGGAAGGTGGTGACTATCCTCGCACGACATCGCGGATGTTTCTTCAGAGTGTGATTTTTTCATCAGCTGTGGACACCCCCAAG GACACTCCAGCAGTAGTCTACGCCACCGTGGACTTCAAGCCCAAACAGCCAGAGCTACACCCAGATTTGAGGACTGAAGACGAAAGCTGTGAGTCCTGGCTGGGCGAGCGGGACGTGGCGGAGTACTCCACTGTGGCGGTCCACCACAGACAGACGACGAACTGCTGA
- the LOC128749972 gene encoding uncharacterized protein LOC128749972 isoform X1: MKWIVVFLLLLDPVALVEGKLWVTEFGQFTLRLDFPSSFSGLTKSCGRLFPVLYLPLLDSSGFTHDTLRGRVTQTETATSIEFKISHARLQDTGYYRCYVHTLYQDYHVRVIASPYHRNPAQKTAVPVSFTEPAQAHEDHSSRVGWSPHWTLVAVVSVAVTLVAVSLGSVVCVLARRRRRSKEGGDYPRTTSRMFLQSVIFSSAVDTPKAGAAVTHSLTSSSLTNPVSVQDTPAVVYATVDFKPKQPELHPDLRTEDESCESWLGERDVAEYSTVAVHHRQTTNC, encoded by the exons ATGAAGTGGATTGTTGTGTTTCTCCTTCTGTTAG ATCCAGTTGCACTTGTTGAAGGAAAACTGTGGGTGACAGAGTTCGGTCAGTTCACGCTCAGACTGGACTTCCCCTCGTCGTTCAGCGGTCTGACCAAGTCCTGTGGAAGACTCTTTCCTGTTCTGTACCTCCCGCTGCTGGACAGTTCTGGTTTCACTCATGACACCCTGAGAGGCAGGGTGACCCAGACTGAGACGGCCACCTCCATCGAATTCAAAATATCTCACGCGCGCCTTCAGGACACCGGCTACTACAGGTGTTATGTGCATACGCTCTACCAAGACTACCACGTCAGAGTGATCG CGTCTCCGTATCATCGGAACCCTGCTCAAAAAACAGCCGTCCCGGTCAGCTTCACGGAGCCAGCTCAGGCTCACGAAGACCACAGCTCCAG AGTGGGCTGGAGTCCTCACTGGACCCTGGTGGCCGTCGTGTCTGTCGCTGTGACCCTCGTGGCGGTGTCTCTGGGCTCCGTAGTTTGCGTCCTcgccaggaggaggaggcgctcaaaGGAAGGTGGTGACTATCCTCGCACGACATCGCGGATGTTTCTTCAGAGTGTGATTTTTTCATCAGCTGTGGACACCCCCAAGGCAGGTGCAGCAGtgacccactcactcacttcctcttcactgACCAATCCGGTCTCTGTCCAGGACACTCCAGCAGTAGTCTACGCCACCGTGGACTTCAAGCCCAAACAGCCAGAGCTACACCCAGATTTGAGGACTGAAGACGAAAGCTGTGAGTCCTGGCTGGGCGAGCGGGACGTGGCGGAGTACTCCACTGTGGCGGTCCACCACAGACAGACGACGAACTGCTGA